Proteins from a single region of Streptomyces sp. HUAS 15-9:
- a CDS encoding DUF2795 domain-containing protein has product MQRGSARLSAHRDDEMKHELQDLLRSGHPTRTEEWQDPEPPAEDDPEIWRGPVVPGKSERPPLATVRLDLARHLGRGDFPAAPGELAGALHRGQAPDTLIQAVRRLPRGARYANVQQLAEALASRT; this is encoded by the coding sequence ATGCAGCGAGGCAGCGCCCGGCTGAGCGCTCACCGGGACGACGAGATGAAGCACGAGCTCCAGGACCTGCTCAGGTCGGGGCACCCCACCCGCACCGAGGAGTGGCAGGACCCGGAGCCCCCCGCCGAGGACGACCCCGAGATCTGGCGCGGTCCGGTGGTGCCGGGCAAGAGCGAGCGGCCACCCCTTGCGACGGTACGGCTGGACCTGGCCCGGCATCTGGGGCGCGGCGACTTCCCCGCGGCACCGGGCGAGCTGGCCGGCGCCCTGCACCGGGGGCAGGCGCCCGACACGCTGATCCAGGCGGTCCGGCGGCTGCCGCGCGGGGCGCGCTACGCCAACGTCCAGCAACTGGCCGAGGCGCTGGCGAGCCGTACCTGA
- a CDS encoding MBL fold metallo-hydrolase: protein MPVEITWWGHATCTVVDSNIRVLTDPLFANRLAHLRRRRGAPPAPDARRADVALVSHLHADHLHLPSLARLAPGTRLLVPRGAPRAVPGLRRLTHLRLAEVAPGDETVVGDLVVRAVSARHDGRRLPIGPHRSPALGYVVEGEARTYFAGDTGLFDSMAEEVGPVDVALLPVGGWGPYLGPGHLDAGRAAQALARLAPRSAVPVHYGTYWPIGMDAVRPHEFHAPGDEFVRLAAEYAPQVTVHKLGHGEGVRLEVAR from the coding sequence GTGCCGGTGGAGATCACCTGGTGGGGTCACGCCACCTGCACGGTAGTCGACTCGAACATACGTGTACTCACCGATCCTCTGTTCGCGAACAGACTCGCGCACCTACGCCGCCGCCGGGGTGCGCCGCCCGCCCCCGACGCCCGCCGCGCGGACGTGGCACTCGTCTCGCATCTGCACGCCGACCATCTGCATCTGCCCTCGCTGGCCCGGCTCGCCCCGGGCACGCGCCTGCTCGTGCCCCGGGGCGCACCACGGGCGGTACCGGGGCTGCGCCGGCTCACCCATCTGCGCCTCGCCGAGGTGGCCCCCGGGGACGAGACCGTGGTCGGTGACCTGGTCGTCAGGGCGGTGTCCGCACGTCACGACGGGCGGCGGCTGCCGATCGGCCCGCACCGCTCCCCCGCCCTGGGGTATGTCGTCGAGGGCGAGGCACGGACCTACTTCGCCGGGGACACCGGACTGTTCGACTCCATGGCCGAGGAGGTCGGGCCGGTGGACGTGGCGCTGCTGCCGGTCGGCGGCTGGGGGCCGTACCTCGGCCCGGGGCATCTGGACGCGGGACGGGCCGCCCAGGCGCTGGCCCGGCTCGCGCCGCGCAGCGCGGTTCCGGTGCACTACGGCACGTACTGGCCGATCGGCATGGATGCCGTGCGCCCCCATGAATTCCATGCGCCGGGTGATGAGTTCGTGCGCCTGGCTGCCGAGTACGCGCCTCAAGTGACGGTGCACAAACTCGGGCACGGGGAGGGTGTGCGCCTGGAGGTCGCGCGGTGA
- a CDS encoding aminotransferase class I/II-fold pyridoxal phosphate-dependent enzyme produces the protein MRRTHLEGHGPVRYGPPLPDDGLPVLPELSAVLTAAANRPGEEPVGGGPELLEAAGGYWARRGLPTGTDRVAAGPGAPSLLLALTAALGGDVLVPRPCAAWWAPYARLLGRPVFHVATPAECGGVPDPYALLETVRRVRAEGGDPRLLVLSVADDPTATVAPPELLHETVEAAEGEGLHLVSDETWRDTLHDPHGTVLLSPAEMLPERVTVVSDLAGALLPPGWPAAVARFPEGDTGEALHARVLDVLTALGARVAGPVAAAAGYALGEPEPVTVRRDAAVRLHARVAAAVHAAVVAAGALSRPPQAGRHLYVDLGELRSALGAHDVGDAQELEDFLTARLGMFAPGGHRFGDDLGALRVRLSTGPLLGGTDEERTECLMSPSPLELPHVQRALISLRSVFDDLRDDAQRWEPPR, from the coding sequence ATGCGGCGGACGCACCTTGAAGGCCACGGCCCCGTCCGCTACGGGCCGCCCCTGCCCGACGACGGACTGCCCGTCCTGCCGGAGCTCTCCGCCGTGCTCACCGCGGCGGCGAACCGTCCCGGGGAGGAGCCGGTCGGCGGCGGCCCCGAGCTCCTGGAGGCGGCCGGCGGCTACTGGGCGCGGCGCGGGCTGCCCACCGGGACGGACCGCGTGGCGGCCGGGCCCGGAGCGCCGTCGCTGCTGCTCGCCCTGACCGCCGCGCTCGGCGGTGACGTCCTGGTGCCCAGGCCCTGCGCGGCCTGGTGGGCACCGTACGCGCGGCTGCTGGGCAGACCCGTCTTCCACGTGGCCACACCGGCCGAGTGCGGCGGCGTACCGGACCCGTACGCCCTGCTGGAGACCGTGCGCCGGGTCCGCGCCGAGGGCGGCGACCCGCGGCTGCTCGTGCTCTCCGTCGCCGACGACCCGACCGCCACCGTCGCACCGCCCGAGCTGCTGCACGAGACAGTCGAGGCCGCCGAGGGCGAGGGACTGCACCTGGTCAGCGACGAGACGTGGCGCGACACCCTGCACGACCCGCACGGCACCGTGCTGCTCAGCCCCGCCGAGATGCTCCCCGAGCGCGTCACCGTGGTCAGCGACCTGGCGGGCGCGCTGCTGCCGCCGGGCTGGCCCGCGGCCGTCGCCCGCTTTCCCGAGGGAGACACCGGGGAGGCGCTGCACGCGCGCGTGCTGGACGTGCTCACCGCACTGGGGGCGCGTGTCGCCGGACCGGTCGCGGCCGCCGCCGGGTACGCGCTCGGCGAACCCGAGCCGGTCACCGTACGCCGCGACGCCGCCGTACGCCTGCACGCGCGCGTGGCCGCCGCCGTGCACGCCGCGGTCGTCGCCGCGGGCGCCCTGTCCCGTCCGCCGCAGGCCGGCCGCCACCTGTACGTCGACCTCGGTGAGCTGCGCTCCGCGCTCGGTGCGCACGACGTCGGCGACGCACAGGAGTTGGAGGACTTCCTCACGGCCCGGCTCGGCATGTTCGCGCCCGGCGGCCACCGCTTCGGCGACGACCTCGGGGCGCTGCGCGTGCGGCTGTCCACGGGGCCGCTGCTGGGCGGTACGGACGAGGAACGCACGGAATGCCTCATGTCACCCTCACCGTTGGAACTGCCACACGTGCAACGCGCGTTGATCTCCTTGAGGTCGGTCTTCGACGATCTCCGCGACGACGCTCAGCGATGGGAGCCTCCTCGATGA
- a CDS encoding phage holin family protein: MRGVRGGHWRRIASQVGRSVTVWAVSTLTMLVLAGILPDFQLQSADGDSATRIAVTAALGAGAFGILSAVVWPLLVRLLLLVPALVLGLLVFFLNGSLLLVALRINPSGSSEAAPETAVIVAAVMSAVASATGAALAVRDDDAYRRRLYRLADRRRSSHPPCPATPGTVLVQLDGVGHDVLADAVRKGLMPTVARWTGAADGRPPTHRLTPWRTDWSSQTGASQLGILHGSTFDVPAFRWYEKDSHEVMVCNRPTSAAELQRRAVERTRDGGLLSVDGASRGNLFSGGAGEQALVLSIATRRRGRENRSRAGYFAYFSDPANAVRTALSFAAEAGREIGQSTRARTRGQRPRVKRGGLYPFVRAFATVVERDVVVAAVMGDLLAGRTAVYADLVAYDEVAHHSGPRSRDTEKVLQRLDRCLALIEKVAEHAPRPYRIVVLSDHGQSPGETFHARYGLTLGDLVRAGSGLPVPRRAERTLPQALGFARPGETPTGAEARAAVRAALRRPVEERGERHRPAGRHSEPIVLASGNLGLVSFPDVPHRMTKEEIDARHPALLTTLANHPGIGFLLVRSERHGGLVLGANGAEIPLDRLDTHPGPLACFGPGAADAVRRTHSFPHTADIMVNSWYDPATGEVLAFEEQIGSHGGLGGAQAKPFLLSPLALSAPADDGQEPAGAEQVHRVLRRWLREENGPQVPLTPRAEEERAA; the protein is encoded by the coding sequence GTGCGGGGCGTGCGTGGCGGGCATTGGCGGCGGATCGCCAGTCAGGTCGGGCGGAGCGTCACGGTGTGGGCGGTCTCCACCCTCACCATGCTCGTGCTCGCCGGAATCCTGCCCGACTTCCAGCTCCAGTCCGCCGACGGCGACAGCGCCACCCGCATCGCCGTCACCGCCGCCCTCGGCGCCGGCGCCTTCGGCATCCTGTCGGCCGTGGTCTGGCCGCTCCTGGTACGGCTGCTGCTGCTCGTGCCCGCCCTCGTCCTCGGCCTGCTGGTCTTCTTCCTCAACGGCTCCCTGCTGCTCGTCGCGCTGCGCATCAACCCCTCCGGCAGCAGCGAGGCCGCCCCCGAGACCGCCGTCATCGTGGCCGCCGTGATGTCCGCCGTCGCCTCCGCCACCGGCGCCGCCCTCGCCGTCCGCGACGACGACGCCTACCGGCGCAGGCTCTACCGGCTCGCCGACCGCCGCCGCAGCTCCCACCCGCCCTGCCCGGCCACCCCCGGCACCGTCCTCGTCCAGCTCGACGGCGTCGGCCATGACGTCCTCGCCGACGCCGTCCGCAAGGGACTCATGCCCACCGTCGCCCGCTGGACCGGCGCCGCCGACGGCCGGCCGCCCACCCACCGGCTCACCCCCTGGCGCACCGACTGGTCCAGCCAGACCGGCGCAAGCCAGCTCGGCATCCTGCACGGCTCCACCTTCGACGTCCCCGCGTTCCGCTGGTACGAGAAGGACAGCCACGAGGTGATGGTCTGCAACCGCCCGACCAGCGCCGCCGAGCTCCAGCGCCGCGCCGTCGAGCGCACCCGTGACGGCGGACTGCTCTCCGTGGACGGCGCCAGCCGCGGCAACCTGTTCAGCGGCGGCGCCGGCGAACAGGCCCTCGTCCTGTCCATCGCCACCCGCCGCCGTGGCCGCGAGAACCGCTCCCGGGCCGGCTACTTCGCCTACTTCTCCGACCCGGCCAACGCCGTCCGCACCGCGCTCTCCTTCGCCGCGGAGGCCGGCCGGGAGATCGGCCAGTCCACCCGGGCCCGGACACGGGGGCAGCGGCCGCGCGTCAAACGCGGTGGGCTCTACCCCTTCGTCCGGGCCTTCGCGACCGTCGTCGAACGGGACGTCGTCGTCGCCGCGGTGATGGGCGACCTGCTCGCCGGACGCACCGCCGTCTACGCCGACCTCGTCGCCTACGACGAGGTCGCCCACCACTCCGGGCCGCGCAGCCGTGACACCGAGAAGGTGCTGCAGCGCCTGGACCGGTGCCTCGCCCTCATCGAGAAGGTCGCCGAACACGCCCCGCGCCCCTACCGCATCGTCGTGCTCTCCGACCACGGCCAGAGCCCCGGCGAGACCTTCCACGCCCGCTACGGCCTCACCCTCGGCGACCTGGTCCGCGCCGGCAGCGGACTGCCCGTACCCCGCCGGGCCGAGCGCACGCTTCCCCAAGCTCTCGGCTTCGCTCGACCAGGGGAGACCCCAACCGGCGCCGAGGCACGAGCCGCCGTACGCGCGGCCCTGCGCAGGCCCGTCGAGGAGCGCGGTGAACGCCACCGCCCCGCCGGCCGCCACTCGGAACCGATCGTGCTCGCCTCCGGCAACCTCGGCCTGGTCTCCTTCCCGGACGTGCCGCACCGCATGACCAAGGAGGAGATCGACGCCCGGCACCCCGCCCTGCTCACCACCCTGGCCAACCACCCCGGCATCGGGTTCCTGCTGGTGCGCAGCGAGCGGCACGGCGGGCTCGTCCTCGGCGCGAACGGCGCGGAGATCCCGCTGGACCGGCTCGACACTCACCCCGGCCCGCTGGCCTGCTTCGGCCCCGGCGCCGCCGACGCCGTCCGCCGCACCCACTCCTTCCCGCACACCGCCGACATCATGGTCAACTCCTGGTACGACCCCGCCACCGGCGAAGTCCTCGCCTTCGAGGAGCAGATCGGCTCCCACGGCGGACTCGGTGGCGCCCAGGCGAAACCGTTTCTGCTGTCGCCCCTCGCGCTGTCCGCGCCCGCCGACGACGGACAGGAACCGGCCGGCGCCGAGCAGGTGCACCGCGTGCTGCGCCGCTGGCTGCGCGAGGAGAACGGCCCCCAGGTGCCGCTCACCCCTCGGGCCGAGGAGGAGCGGGCCGCCTGA
- a CDS encoding MBL fold metallo-hydrolase codes for MTQQTQPPGTTATTTTREADVPPAPAAPPAPTSFAPPFPPLADPRPLGELRFWPRTFHDRLSAPLPGFKAIARFAREGSVRPGPEGLADIPHLPFEPGPLPRTDARTVAVTWAGHASWVLRTGGLTVLTDPVWSRRILGTPARVTPVGVAWEALPRVDAVVISHNHYDHLDAPTLRRLPRDTPVFVPAGLGSWFRRRRFTVVTELDWWEAAELSGVRFDFVPAHHWSKRTLTDTCHSLWGGWVLTAPGGQRVYFAGDTGYGHWFSRIGRRYPGIDLALLPIGAYDPRWWLSDVHCDPEEAVRAARDLGARRMAPMHWGTFVLSAEPVLEPLTRVRAAWASAGLDREALWDLPVGGSRVLG; via the coding sequence ATGACGCAGCAGACGCAGCCGCCCGGGACCACCGCCACGACGACGACCAGGGAAGCCGACGTTCCGCCGGCCCCGGCGGCCCCGCCCGCCCCCACCTCCTTCGCGCCTCCGTTCCCGCCTCTCGCCGACCCCCGTCCCCTGGGCGAACTCCGGTTCTGGCCACGGACCTTCCACGACCGGCTCAGCGCACCCCTGCCCGGCTTCAAGGCCATCGCCCGCTTCGCCCGCGAGGGTTCCGTACGACCCGGACCCGAGGGCCTCGCCGACATCCCGCACCTCCCCTTCGAACCCGGCCCGCTGCCCCGCACCGACGCCCGCACGGTCGCCGTCACCTGGGCGGGCCACGCCAGTTGGGTCCTGCGAACAGGCGGGCTCACCGTCCTCACCGACCCGGTCTGGTCTCGCCGGATCCTCGGCACCCCGGCCCGGGTCACCCCCGTCGGGGTCGCCTGGGAGGCGCTGCCGCGCGTCGACGCCGTGGTGATCAGTCACAACCACTACGACCACCTGGACGCCCCGACCCTGCGCCGGCTCCCGCGCGACACACCGGTGTTCGTCCCGGCCGGCCTCGGCAGCTGGTTCCGCCGCCGCCGGTTCACCGTCGTCACCGAGCTCGACTGGTGGGAGGCGGCCGAACTGTCCGGCGTCCGCTTCGACTTCGTGCCCGCCCACCACTGGTCCAAGCGCACCCTCACCGACACCTGTCACAGCCTGTGGGGCGGCTGGGTGCTCACCGCCCCGGGCGGACAGCGCGTCTACTTCGCGGGTGACACGGGATACGGCCACTGGTTCTCCCGTATCGGCCGCCGCTACCCGGGCATAGACCTCGCGCTGCTCCCCATCGGCGCCTACGACCCGCGCTGGTGGCTGAGCGACGTCCACTGCGACCCGGAGGAGGCCGTCCGCGCCGCCCGCGACCTGGGCGCGCGCCGCATGGCGCCCATGCACTGGGGCACGTTCGTGCTCTCCGCCGAGCCGGTCCTGGAGCCGCTCACCCGGGTGCGGGCCGCGTGGGCGTCGGCGGGCCTGGACCGCGAGGCCCTGTGGGACCTGCCGGTGGGAGGTTCACGGGTACTGGGCTAG
- a CDS encoding DedA family protein — MNWLADAARAAVPPESTQQAIGYPSLFLLVLIGALVPVVPTGALVSSAAVVAFHQTAPFSLALVFVTASLAAFLGDGALYLLGRRGMGSKNGSRWLAAIRARAPEDRLTQAQGKLAEHGVAMLVLSRLVPAGRIPVMLACLLADWPLRRFARGNLPACLAWAVTYQLIGILGGSLFPEPWQGVVAAIALTLLISVTPSAWRRLRKAPPVQRSG, encoded by the coding sequence GTGAACTGGCTCGCCGACGCCGCGAGAGCGGCCGTGCCGCCGGAGTCCACCCAGCAGGCGATCGGCTATCCGTCGCTGTTCCTGCTGGTGCTGATCGGGGCGCTGGTGCCGGTGGTGCCGACCGGGGCGCTGGTGAGTTCGGCGGCGGTGGTGGCGTTCCATCAGACGGCGCCCTTCTCGCTGGCGCTGGTGTTCGTGACGGCGTCGCTGGCCGCGTTCCTGGGGGACGGGGCGCTGTATCTGCTGGGGCGGCGCGGGATGGGCTCGAAGAACGGGTCGCGGTGGCTGGCCGCGATCCGCGCGCGGGCGCCCGAGGACCGGCTGACGCAGGCACAGGGGAAGCTCGCGGAGCACGGCGTGGCGATGCTCGTGCTGTCGCGGCTGGTGCCGGCGGGCCGTATCCCGGTGATGCTGGCCTGTCTGCTCGCCGACTGGCCGCTGCGCCGCTTCGCCCGCGGCAACCTGCCGGCGTGTCTGGCCTGGGCGGTGACCTACCAGCTGATCGGGATCCTCGGCGGTTCGCTCTTCCCGGAGCCGTGGCAGGGCGTGGTCGCGGCCATCGCGCTGACGCTGCTCATCAGCGTGACGCCGAGTGCCTGGCGGCGCCTGCGGAAGGCTCCGCCGGTCCAGCGGTCGGGGTGA
- a CDS encoding RNA polymerase sigma factor SigF, which produces MPNRASTKQHPHDDAPDTAQAFRELAVLPAGPRRDRLRHEIVEAWLPMADRIAGRFRSRGESFEDLRQVAALGLVKAVDRFDPGRGKAFESYAVPTVTGEIKRHFRDHMWTLHVPRRVQDLRNRVRFACRDLSQTGAGPRPAVAEIAEYTDLSEDDVRVGLEALDSFTALSLDAELPGSGDGYSLADALGSADPAIDTVVDREAVKPRLAALPERERVILYMRFFGDMTQGRIAEQLGISQMHVSRLISRCCERLRDQVMRDVDVTR; this is translated from the coding sequence ATGCCGAATCGAGCGAGCACGAAGCAGCACCCGCACGACGACGCACCCGACACCGCCCAGGCGTTCCGCGAACTCGCCGTGCTCCCTGCGGGGCCCCGGCGCGACCGGCTCCGCCACGAGATCGTCGAGGCCTGGCTGCCCATGGCCGACCGGATCGCGGGACGGTTCCGCAGCCGCGGCGAGAGCTTCGAGGACCTGCGCCAGGTCGCCGCCCTCGGTCTCGTCAAGGCCGTGGACCGGTTCGACCCCGGGCGCGGCAAGGCCTTCGAGAGCTACGCGGTGCCCACGGTCACCGGTGAGATCAAGCGGCACTTCCGCGACCACATGTGGACCCTGCACGTGCCGCGCCGGGTCCAGGACCTGCGCAATCGGGTCCGCTTCGCCTGCCGGGACCTCTCGCAGACCGGCGCGGGGCCGCGGCCCGCCGTCGCCGAGATCGCCGAGTACACCGACCTGAGCGAGGACGACGTCCGGGTCGGACTCGAGGCGCTGGACAGCTTCACCGCGCTGTCCCTTGACGCGGAGCTGCCCGGCAGCGGGGACGGGTACTCGCTGGCCGACGCCCTCGGTTCGGCCGACCCCGCCATCGACACGGTCGTGGACCGGGAGGCCGTCAAGCCCCGGCTGGCCGCCCTGCCCGAGCGCGAGCGGGTCATCCTCTACATGCGGTTCTTCGGGGACATGACACAGGGCAGGATCGCCGAGCAGCTGGGCATCTCGCAGATGCACGTGTCCCGGCTGATCAGCCGGTGCTGCGAGCGACTGCGCGACCAGGTGATGCGGGACGTGGACGTCACCCGATAG